The genomic stretch GGGTCTTGGCGGAAGCTTCTTCGATCCGCAGCTTTGGCACGCCGGCCTCGATGGCTTTCGCCATGCCGCCGAGCGCCTCGACCTCCTGGATGTGGCCCCAGGCCTTGGCGGCGAGATCGCGGGTCAGCCGCTCGACATAATAGGAGCCGCCCCAGGGATCGATGATGCGGTTGGTGCCGCTTTCCTGCTGCAGGAACAATTGCGTGTTGCGGGCGATGCGGGCCGAGAAGTCGGTCGGCAGCGCCAGCGCTTCGTCGAGCGCGTTGGTGTGCAGCGACTGGGTATGGCCTTGGGTCGCGGCCATCGCTTCGATGGTGGTGCGCATCACGTTGTTGTAGACATCCTGCGCGGTCAGCGACCAGCCGGAGGTCTGGCAATGGGTGCGCAGCGACAGGGAGCGCGGGTCCTTCGGGTTGAACTGCGTCAACAGCTTGGCCCACAGCAGCCGCGCGGCGCGCATCTTGGCGACTTCCATGAAAAAATTCATGCCGATCGCCCAGAAGAACGACAGCCGCGGCGCGAAGCGGTCGACATCGAGACCGGCGGCCAGGCCGGCGCGGAGATATTCGACGCCATCGGCCAAGGTATAGGCGAGTTCGAGGTCCTGCGTCGCGCCGGCTTCCTGCATGTGATAGCCGGAAATCGAGATCGAATTGTATTTCGGCATTTTCTGGGAGGTGTAGGCAAAGATGTCGGAGATGATCCGCATCGAGGGCGCTGGCGGATAGATGTAGGTGTTGCGCACCATGAACTCTTTCAGGATGTCGTTCTGAATCGTCCCTGAAAGTTTCTCCGGCGGCACGCCCTGTTCTTCGGCGGCGGCGACAAACAGCGCCAGGATCGGCAGCACCGCGCCGTTCATGGTCATCGACACGCTCATCTGGTCGAGCGGGATCCCTGAGAACAGCGTGCGCATGTCGTAGATCGAATCGATTGCAACCCCGGCCATGCCAACGTCGCCGGTGACGCGCGGATGATCACTGTCGTAGCCACGGTGGGTGGCGAGATCGAACGCGACCGACAGGCCTTTTTGCCCTGCAGCCAGATTGCGCCGGTAGAACGCGTTGGAATCTTCCGCCGTGGAGAACCCGGCATATTGCCGGATGGTCCAGGGCTGGTTGACATACATGGTCGGGTAGGGGCCGCGCAGATACGGCGCGATGCCGGGCCAGGTCTCCAGGAAATCGATGCCTTCGAGATCGCCTTCGCTGTAGCCGGGCTTTACCGGGATGCCCTCGGGCGTGAGCCAGGGCTCGGCGCTGCCGGCGGGCATCGCCGCAGCGACGGGCTCGAAAGAGACATCAGCGAAGTTCGGTATGCGGGTCATTCTGCTAGCCTCGTTCGTCATGGCCGGACTTGTTCCGGCCATCCACGTCCGTTTCGTTGGCGAAAGAAGACGTGGATGCCCGGGACGAGCCGGGACGAGCCCGGGCATGACGGGTTGATAGCGACAATATCATAGCCGGCCATGAGCGTCATTGCGCTGCCAGCCTCACTCATGGTCCGGATGCTGGTGGCTGACGATGCCATTTGCCTTTTCCGGCCCGTAATTCTGCAGCGTGGTTTGGCTCGGCAAATT from Bradyrhizobium sp. Ash2021 encodes the following:
- the scpA gene encoding methylmalonyl-CoA mutase, with product MTRIPNFADVSFEPVAAAMPAGSAEPWLTPEGIPVKPGYSEGDLEGIDFLETWPGIAPYLRGPYPTMYVNQPWTIRQYAGFSTAEDSNAFYRRNLAAGQKGLSVAFDLATHRGYDSDHPRVTGDVGMAGVAIDSIYDMRTLFSGIPLDQMSVSMTMNGAVLPILALFVAAAEEQGVPPEKLSGTIQNDILKEFMVRNTYIYPPAPSMRIISDIFAYTSQKMPKYNSISISGYHMQEAGATQDLELAYTLADGVEYLRAGLAAGLDVDRFAPRLSFFWAIGMNFFMEVAKMRAARLLWAKLLTQFNPKDPRSLSLRTHCQTSGWSLTAQDVYNNVMRTTIEAMAATQGHTQSLHTNALDEALALPTDFSARIARNTQLFLQQESGTNRIIDPWGGSYYVERLTRDLAAKAWGHIQEVEALGGMAKAIEAGVPKLRIEEASAKTQARIDAGRQAVIGVNKYKPVNEAAIDVLKVENSTVRRLQIDKLSRLKQERNQKDVDDALAALTRSAGEGNGNLLALAIDAARAKATVGEISDAMEKVFGRHRAEIKSITGVYKREASAMSNRVEKVQALIDAFEDAEGRRPRILVAKIGQDGHDRGQKVIASAFADVGFDVDIGPLFATADEAARQAVENDVHILGVSSLAAAHLTAVPELKAALKKQGREDIMIIIGGVVPPQDYDALYKAGAEAIFPPGTVIADAAEELIHKLNARLGHSEAAE